The following coding sequences are from one Triticum aestivum cultivar Chinese Spring chromosome 5A, IWGSC CS RefSeq v2.1, whole genome shotgun sequence window:
- the LOC123107055 gene encoding serine/threonine-protein kinase RIPK, whose product MAAQSWNPFSCCVRGAAVDDDDHRESRRGNKGSPRSPLKSLSSSGTLSPEELSLTLSGSNLHSFTYAELCAATASFSRANYLGCGGFGPVYKGAVNDKLRPGLAAQAVAVKYLDLECGTQGHQEWLAEVFFLGQLRHKNLVKLIGYCYEDEHRMLVYEFMSAGSLEKHLFKSISGSLPWMTRMKIAVGAAKGLAFLHGADPPVIYRDFKASNILLDSDYNTKLSDFGLAKDGPQGDATHVTTRVMGTHGYAAPEYIMTGHLTAKSDVYSFGVVLLELLSGRQSVDRARRPREQNLVDWARPYLKRPDKLHQVIDSALECQYSCKGAEVAALVAYKCLSQNPKSRPSMREVVKALEPVLDMDDFFPAGPFVLTIVVEDEKVMDMKVETEEKHQSHHQNHQDRHRHKYPESVIHDDIVIHGDNRQVAGFTGALRRQQRTLSYHRERGA is encoded by the exons ATGGCCGCGCAATCTTGGAACCCTTTCTCTTGCTGCGTCCGCGGCGCAGCCGTGGACGACGACGACCACCGCGAGTCGCGGAGGGGGAATAAGGGCAGCCCGAGGTCGCCGCTGAAGAGCCTGAGCTCGTCGGGGACGCTGTCACCGGAGGAGCTCTCGCTGACGCTGTCCGGCTCGAACCTGCACTCCTTCACATACGCCGAGCTCTGCGCGGCGACGGCGAGCTTCTCGCGCGCCAACTACCTCGGCTGCGGCGGGTTCGGCCCGGTCTACAAGGGCGCCGTCAACGACAAGCTCCGCCCCGGGCTGGCCGCGCAGGCCGTCGCCGTCAAGTACCTCGACCTGGAGTGCGGCACGCAGGGGCACCAAGAGTGGCTG GCAGAGGTTTTCTTTCTTGGGCAACTGAGGCACAAGAACCTAGTGAAACTGATCGGCTACTGCTACGAGGACGAGCATCGGATGCTAGTCTACGAGTTCATGAGCGCCGGGAGCTTGGAGAAGCACCTCTTCAAAA GTATCAGTGGGTCTCTCCCATGGATGACAAGGATGAAGATCGCTGTTGGCGCGGCAAAGGGCCTCGCCTTCCTTCATGGTGCCGACCCGCCGGTGATCTACCGCGACTTCAAAGCCTCCAACATCTTGCTCGATTCG GACTACAACACTAAATTGTCAGACTTTGGGCTGGCCAAGGATGGGCCTCAAGGCGACGCAACACACGTGACAACACGTGTAATGGGGACACACGGGTATGCAGCGCCCGAGTATATCATGACGGGCCACTTAACCGCCAAAAGCGACGTCTATAGCTTCGGTGTTGTGCTCCTGGAGCTCCTCTCAGGACGACAATCTGTGGACCGTGCACGACGACCAAGGGAACAGAACCTAGTGGACTGGGCTAGGCCCTATCTCAAACGGCCAGACAAACTGCACCAGGTGATCGACTCGGCCCTCGAGTGTCAGTACTCGTGCAAGGGTGCCGAAGTGGCTGCGTTGGTGGCGTACAAGTGTTTGAGCCAAAACCCCAAGTCCCGACCATCCATGCGGGAGGTCGTCAAGGCATTGGAGCCTGTACTCGACATGGATGACTTTTTTCCAGCGGGACCATTCGTGCTCACCATCGTTGTCGAGGATGAAAAGGTGATGGACATGAAGGTGGAGACTGAGGAGAAGCACCAAAGCCATCACCAGAACCATCAGGATAGGCACCGACATAAATACCCCGAATCGGTGATCCATGATGACATTGTGATCCATGGAGACAACAGACAGGTTGCCGGTTTCACCGGTGCGTTGCGGCGGCAACAGAGGACACTGAGTTACCACCGGGAAAGAGGGGCTTAG